From Lemur catta isolate mLemCat1 chromosome 21, mLemCat1.pri, whole genome shotgun sequence, a single genomic window includes:
- the POLE gene encoding DNA polymerase epsilon catalytic subunit A isoform X1 yields MALRSGGRGRAEPGADGEASRDDGPSSSVSALKRLERSQWTDKMDLRFGFERLKEPGEKTGWLINMHPTEILDEDKRLVSAVDYYFIQDDGSRFKVALPYKPYFYIATRKGCEREVSSFLSKKFQGKIAKVETVPKEDLDLPNHLVGLKRNYIKLSFHTVEDLVKVRKEISPAVKKNREQDRASDAYTAMLSSVLQGGNVITDEEETSRKIADQLDNIVDMREYDVPYHIRLSIDLKIHVAHWYNVRHRGSALPVEITRRDDLVERPDPVVLAFDIETTKLPLKFPDAETDQIMMISYMIDGQGYLITNREIVSEDIEDFEFTPKPEYEGPFCVFNEPDEVHLIRRWFEHVQETKPTVMVTYNGDFFDWPFVEARAAVYGLSMQQEIGFQKDSQGEYKAPQCIHMDCLRWVKRDSYLPVGSHNLKAAAKAKLGYDPVELDPEDMCRMATEQPQTLATYSVSDAVATYYLYMKYVHPFIFALCTIIPMEPDEVLRKGSGTLCEALLMVQAFHANIVFPNKQEQELNKLTADGHVLDAETYVGGHVEALESGVFRSDIPCRFRMNPAAFDFLLQRVEKTVRHAVEEEEKVAMEQVTNFQEVCDQIKTKLTSLKDVPNRIECPLIYHLDVGAMYPNIILTNRLQPSAMVDEATCAACDFNKPGANCQRRMAWQWRGEFMPASRSEYHRIQHQLESEKFPPLFPEGPARAFHELSREEQAKYEKKRLADYCRKAYKKIHVTKVEERLTTICQRENSFYVDTVRAFRDRRYEFKGLHKVWKKKLSAAVEAGDAAEAKRCRNMEVLYDSLQLAHKCILNSFYGYVMRKGARWYSMEMAGIVCFTGASIITQARELIEQIGRPLELDTDGIWCILPNSFPENFVLQTTNAKKPRVTISYPGAMLNILVKDGFTNHQYQELAEPSSLTYVTRSENSIFFEVDGPYLAMILPASKEEGKKLKKRYAVFNEDGSLAELKGFEVKRRGELQLIKIFQSSVFEAFLKGSTLEEVYGSVAKVADYWLDVLYSKAANMPDSELFELISENRSMSRKLEDYGEQKSTSISTAKRLAEFLGDQMVKDAGLSCRYIISRKPEGSPVTERAIPLAIFQAEPTVRKHFLRKWLKSSSLQDFDIRTILDWDYYIERLGSAIQKIITIPAALQQVKNPVPRVKHPDWLHRKLLEKNDAYKQKKISELFVLEGRRQVVMAQAPEDSPRPGIADMEDFGLTQPPHPAVPVATKRKRVLWESQEESQELALTVPWQEILGQPPPLGTTQAEWLVWLGFHKKKWQLQARQRLARRKRQRLEPSGGALRPGAIRDGPATGLGSFLRRTARSILDLPWQIVQISETSQAGLFRLWAIIGSDLHCIKLSIPRVFYVNQRAAKAEDGPSYRKVNRVLPRSNVVYNLYEYSVPEDMYQEHINEINTELSAPDIEGVYETQVPLLFRALVQLGCVCVVSKQLVRHLSGWEADTFALEHLEMRSLAQFSYLEPGSIRHIYLYHHSQGHKALFGLFIPSQRRASVFVLDTVRSNQMPSLSTLYSAEHSLLLDRLGPELLPPSKHTFEVRAETDLKTICRAIQRFLLAYKEERRGPTLIAVQSSWELRRLASEVPVLEEFPLVPIRVADKISYGVLDWQRHGARRMIRHYLNLDTCLSQAFEMSRYFHIPIGNLPEDISTFGSDLFFARHLQRHNHLLWLSPTARPDLGGKEADDNRLVMEFDDRASVEINSSGCYSTVCVELDLQNLAVNTVLQSHHVNDMEGADSMGISFDVIQQASLEDMITGGQAASAPASYDETALCSNTFRILKSMVVGWVKEITQYHNVYADNQVMHFYRWLRSPSSLLHDPALHRTLHNMMKKLFLQLIAEFKRLGSSVVYANFNRIILCTKKRRIEDAIAYVEYITSSIHAKDIFHSLTISFSRCWEFLLWMDPSNYGGIKGKVSASVHCGQQDSQEGEGAENEQESEEEEREEEDVEEPDDVEELLENNWNILQFLPQTASCQSYFLMIVSAYIVAVYHSMKDGLRRSAPGSTPMRRRGASQFSQEAEGAAGALPGMITFSQDYVANELTQSFFTITQKIQKKVTGSRNSTELSEMFPHLPGSHLLLNNPALEFIKYVCKVLSLDTNITNQVNKLNRDLLRLVDVGEFSEEAQFRDPCRSYVLPEVICHSCNFCRDLDLCKDSSFSQDGAVLPQWLCSNCQAAYDSSAIEMALVEALQKKLMAFTLQDLICLKCHGVKEANMPMHCSCAGDFALTIHTQVFVEQIRIFRNIAQHYGMLYLLETLEWLLQKNPRLGR; encoded by the exons ATGGCTCTGAGGAGCggcgggcgggggcgcgcggAGCCGGGCGCGGACGGCGAGGCGAGCCG TGACGATGGCCCCTCTTCCTCCGTCTCCGCGCTCAAGCGCCTGGAACGGAGTCAGTGGACGGACAAGATGGATTTGCGGTTTGGCTTTGAGCGGCTAAAGGAGCCTGGTGAGAAGACCGGCTGGCTCATCAACATGCACCCC ACTGAGATCTTAGATGAAGATAAACGCCTAGTCAGTGCGGTGGATTACTACTTTATTCAGGACGATGGGAGCAGATTCAAG GTGGCCCTGCCCTATAAGCCGTATTTCTACATTGCAACCAGGAAG GGTTGTGAGCGAGAagtttcatcttttctttccaaGAAGTTTCAGGGTAAAATTGCAAAAGTAGAGACTGTCCCCAAAGAGGATCTGGACTTG CCAAATCACTTAGTGGGTTTGAAGCGAAATTACATCAAGCTATCCTTCCACACGGTGGAGGATCTCGTCAAAGTGAGGAAGGAGATTTCCCCTGCTGTAAAGAAGAACCGGGAGCAGGACCGTGCCAGCGATGCGTACACAGCTATGCTTTCCAG TGTTCTGCAAGGGGGCAATGTAATCACCGATGAAGAAGAGACCTCTCGCAAGATAGCTGACCAGCTGGACAACATTGTGGACATGCGCGAGTACGACGTCCCCTACCACATCCGCCTCTCCATTGACCTGAAGATCCACGTG GCTCATTGGTACAATGTCAGGCACCGAGGAAGTGCTTTGCCCGTGGAAATCACCCGCCGAGACGACCTTGTTGAACGACCT GACCCTGTGGTTTTGGCATTTGACATTGAGACAACCAAACTGCCTCTCAAGTTTCCTGACGCCGAGACAGACCAGATTATGATGATTTCCTACATGATCGACGGCCAG GGCTACCTCATCACCAACAGGGAGATCGTTTCAGAAGATATTGAAGATTTTGAGTTTACCCCCAAGCCGGAATATGAAGGGCCTTTTTGTGTCTTCAATGAGCCCGATGAG GTCCATCTGATCCGAAGGTGGTTTGAGCACGTCCAGGAGACCAAGCCCACCGTCATGGTCACCTACAACGGGGACTTTTTTGACTG GCCGTTTGTGGAGGCCAGGGCGGCAGTGTACGGCCTGAGCATGCAGCAGGAGATAGGCTTCCAGAAGGACAGCCAGGGAGAGTACAAGGCGCCCCAGTGCATCCACATGGACTGCCTCAG GTGGGTGAAGAGGGACAGTTACCTTCCCGTGGGCAGCCACAACCTCAAGGCAGCTGCCAAGGCCAAGCTGGGCTACGACCCTGTAGAGCTGGACCCTGAGGACATGTGCCGGATGGCCACGGAGCAGCCCCAG ACTCTGGCCACGTATTCCGTGTCGGACGCTGTCGCCACCTACTATCTGTACATGAAGTACGTCCACCCCTTCATCTTCGCTCTGTGCACCATCATCCCCATGGAGCCTGATGAG GTGCTGCGGAAGGGCTCGGGCACGCTGTGTGAGGCCCTGCTGATGGTCCAGGCCTTCCATGCCAACATCGTCTTCCCCAACAAGCAGGAGCAGGAGCTCAACAAGCTGACGGCCGACGGCCACGTgctggatgcagagacctacgTGGGGGGCCACGTGGAGGCCCTGGAGTCTGGCGTCTTCCGCAGCGACATCCCCTGCCGGTTCCGGATG AACCCGGCTGCCTTTGACTTCCTGCTGCAGCGGGTGGAGAAGACCGTGCGCCACGCCGtcgaggaggaggagaaggtggccATGGAGCAGGTCACCAACTTTCAGGAG GTGTGTGACCAGATTAAGACCAAACTCACCTCTCTGAAGGATGTTCCTAACCGGATTGAGTGTCCCCTCATCTACCACCTGGACGTGGGGGCCATGTACCCCAACATCATCCTGACGAACCGCCTGCAG ccctctgCCATGGTAGACGAGGCCACCTGTGCCGCCTGCGACTTCAATAAGCCGGGAGCGAACTGCCAGAGGAGGATGGCCTGGCAGTGGAGGGGCGAGTTCA TGCCGGCCAGTCGCAGTGAATACCATCGCATCCAGCACCAGCTGGAGTCAGAGAAGTTCCCCCCATTGTTCCCAGAGGGACCAGCTCGAGCCTTTCATGAGCTGTCCCGCGAGGAGCAGGCCAAATACGAGAAGAAGAGGCTGGCAG ATTACTGCCGGAAAGCCTACAAGAAGATTCACGTCACCAAGGTGGAGGAGCGCCTCACCACCATCTGCCAGCGGGAGAACTCCTTCTACGTGGACACGGTGCGCGCCTTCCGGGACAGGCGCTACGAGTTCAAAGGGCTCCACAAG GTGTGGAAGAAGAAGCTCTCAGCGGCCGTGGAGGCGGGCGACGCGGCGGAGGCCAAGCGCTGCCGGAACATGGAGGTGCTGTACGACTCGCTGCAGCTGGCGCACAAGTGCATCCTCAACTCCTTCTACGGCTACGTCATGCGCAAGGG GGCTCGCTGGTACTCCATGGAGATGGCGGGCATCGTCTGCTTCACGGGAGCCAGCATCATCACGCAGGCACGCGAGCTGATCGAGCAGATCGG GAGGCCCCTAGAACTGGACACAGATGGGATATGGTGCATCTTGCCCAACAGCTTCCCAGAAAATTTTGTCCTCCAGACAACCAACGCGAAGAAGCCCAGGGTGACCATCTCCTACCCTGGGGCCATGTTGAACATCCTGGTCAAG GACGGCTTCACCAACCACCAGTACCAGGAGCTGGCCGAGCCGTCCTCGCTCACCTACGTCACTCGTTCAGAAAACAGCATCTTTTTTGAGGTGGATGGGCCCTACCTTGCCATGATCCTTCCAGCCTCCAAGGAAGAAGGCAAGAAACTGAAGAAGAG ATACGCCGTGTTCAATGAAGATGGCTCCCTGGCTGAGCTCAAGGGCTTCGAGGTCAAACGCCGTGGGGAACTGCAGCTGATTAAGATCTTCCAGTCCTCGGTGTTTGAGGCCTTCCTCAAGGGCAGCACGCTGGAGGAGGTGTACGGCTCGGTGGCCAAGGTGGCCGACTACTGGCTGGACGTGCTGTACAGCAAG GCGGCGAACATGCCTGATTCCGAGCTGTTCGAGCTGATCTCTGAGAACCGTTCCATGTCTCGGAAGCTGGAAGATTACGGGGAGCAGAAGTCTACGTCCATCAGCACGGCGAAGCGCCTGGCCGAGTTCCTGGGGGACCAGATGGTCAAGGATGCGGGGCTGAGCTGCCGCTACATCATCTCCCGCAAGCCCGAGGGCTCCCCTGTCACCGAGAG GGCCATCCCGCTTGCCATCTTCCAGGCAGAGCCCACGGTGAGGAAGCACTTTCTCCGGAAATGGCTTAAGAGCTCGTCCCTTCAGGACTTTGATATTCGAACA ATCCTGGATTGGGACTACTACATCGAGCGGCTGGGAAGTGCCATCCAGAAGATCATCACGATCCCTGCAGCTCTGCAGCAG GTGAAGAACCCAGTGCCACGCGTCAAACACCCTGACTGGCTGCACAGAAAACTGCTGGAGAAGAATGACGCCTACAAGCAGAAGAAGATCAGTGAGCTCTTCGTCCTGGAGGGCAGGAGACAG GTTGTGATGGCCCAGGCCCCAGAGGACAGTCCCAGGCCCGGCATTGCCGACATGGAGGACTTCGGCCTCACGCAGCCGCCCCACCCGGCAGTGCCCGTGGCTACGAAGAGGAAGCGAGTCCTTTGGGAGAGCCAGGAGGAGTCTCAGGAGCTTGCGCTGACTGTGCCCTGGCAGGAGATCTTGGGGCAGCCTCCCCCCCTGGGGACCACGCAG GCTGAGTGGCTGGTCTGGCTCGGCTTCCACAAGAAGAAATGGCAGCTGCAGGCCCGGCAGCGCCTCGCCCGCCGGAAGCGGCAGCGTCTAGAGCCCTCGGGGGGTGCGCTGAGGCCTGGAGCCATCCGAGACGGGCCTGCCACGGGGCTGGGGAGCTTCTTGCGAAGAACTGCCCGCAGCATCTTGGACCTTCCTTGGCAGATTGTGCAG ATCAGCGAGACCAGCCAGGCTGGCCTCTTCCGGCTGTGGGCCATCATCGGCAGTGACCTGCACTGCATCAAGCTGAGCATCCCTCGAGTGTTCTACGTGAACCAGCGGGCAGCCAAAGCTGAGGATGGGCCTTCGTATCGCAAG GTAAATCGAGTCCTTCCTCGCTCGAACGTGGTCTACAATCTCTACGAGTATTCGGTGCCAGAGGACATGTACCAGGAACATATCAACGAGATCAACACTGAGCTGTCAGCGCCGGACATTGAGGGCGTCTATGAGACCCAG GTGCCACTGTTGTTCCGGGCCCTGGTGCagctgggctgtgtgtgtgtcgTCAGTAAACAGCTGGTCAGACACCTTTCAGGCTGGGAAGCGGACACCTTTGCTCTCGAGCACCTGGAGATGCGTTCTCTGGCCCAATTCAGCTACCTGGAACCAG GGAGCATCCGCCACATCTACCTGTACCACCACTCGCAGGGCCACAAAGCTCTCTTCGGGCTGTTCATCCCCTCGCAGCGCAGAGCATCTGTGTTTGTGTTGGACACT GTGCGCAGCAACCAGATGCCCAGCCTCAGCACCCTGTACTCGGCAGAGCACAGCCTCCTGCTGGACAGGCTGGGCCCCGAGCTCCTGCCGCCATCCAAGCACACGTTTGAAGTTCGGGCTGAAACCGACCTGAAGACCATCTGCAGAGCCATCCAGCGCTTCCTGCTCGCCTACAAG GAGGAGCGCCGGGGGCCCACGCTCATTGCTGTTCAGTCCAGCTGGGAGCTGAGGAGGCTGGCCAGTGAGGTCCCCGTCCTGGAGGAATTCCCCCTGGTGCCTATCCGCGTGGCTGACAAGATCAGCTATGGTGTCCTGGACTGGCAACGCCATGGCGCACGCCGCATGATCCGGCACTACCTCAACCTGGACACCTGCCTGTCGCAGGCCTTTGAGATGAGCAG GTACTTCCACATTCCCATTGGGAACCTGCCGGAGGACATCTCCACCTTCGGCTCCGACCTCTTCTTTGCCCGCCACCTCCAGCGCCACAACCACCTGCTGTGGCTGTCCCCGACGGCCCGCCCCGACCTGGGTGGGAAGGAGGCCGACGACAACCGCCTGGTCATGGAGTTCGACGACCGAGCCAGCGTGGAGATCAACAGCTCAGGCTGTTACTCCACAG TGTGCGTGGAGCTGGACCTGCAGAACCTGGCCGTCAACACCGTCCTCCAGTCCCACCACGTCAACGACATGGAGGGAGCCGACAGCATGGGCATCAGCTTCGACGTGATCCAGCAGGCCTCCCTGGAGGACATGATCACGGGCGGTCAGGCCGCCAGCGCCCCAGCCAGCTACGACGAGACGGCCCTCTGCTCCAACACCTTCAG GATCCTGAAGAGCATGGTGGTGGGCTGGGTGAAGGAGATCACGCAGTACCACAACGTCTACGCCGACAACCAGGTCATGCACTTCTACCGCTGGCTCCGCTCGCCGTCCTCGCTGCTTCACGACCCCGCCCTGCACCGGACGCTGCACAACATGATGAAGAAGCTCTTCCTGCA GCTCATCGCTGAGTTCAAGCGCCTAGGGTCATCGGTCGTCTATGCCAACTTCAACCGCATCATCCTCTGCACGAAGAAGCGCCGAATCGAAGACGCCATCGCCTACGTGGAGTACATCACCAGCAG CATCCATGCTAAAGACATCTTCCATTCCCTGACGATTTCTTTCTCTCGATGCTGGGAATTTCTTCTCTGGATGGATCCTTCTAACTATGGTGGAATCAAGGGAAAGGTTTCAGCTAGTGTTCACTGTGGACAG CAAGACtcccaggaaggggagggagcgGAGAACGAGcaggagagtgaggaggaggagagggaggaggaagacgTGGAGGAGCCCGACGACGTGGAGGAGCTGCTGGAGAACAACTGGAACATTCTGCAGTTTTTGCCGCAGACCGCCTCCTGCCAGAGCTACTTCCTCATGATTGTTTCAG CATACATCGTGGCCGTGTACCACAGCATGAAGGACGGGCTGAGGCGCAGCGCCCCGGGGAGCACTCCCATGAGGAGGAGGGGTGCCAGCCAGTTCTCCCAGGAGGCCGAGGGGGCGGCTGGAGCCCTTCCAG GGATGATCACCTTCTCTCAAGATTACGTAGCCAATGAACTCACTCAAAGCTTCTTCACCATCACACAGAAGATTCAAAAGAAAGTCACAGGCTCTCGGAACTCGACTGAGCTCTCTGAGATGTTTCCTCACCTCCCTGGTTCTCACCTGCTGCTCAATAACCCTGCTCTGGAGTTCATCAAATACGTGTGCAAG GTGCTGTCTCTGGACACGAACATCACCAACCAGGTGAACAAGCTCAACCGCGACCTGCTGCGCCTGGTGGACGTGGGCGAGTTCTCCGAGGAGGCCCAGTTCAGGGACCCCTGCCGCTCCTACGTGCTCCCCGAGGTCATCTGCCACAGCTGCAATTTCTGCCGCGACCTGGACCTGTGCAAGGACTCCTCCTTCTCTCAG GACGGGGCCGTCTTGCCTCAGTGGCTCTGCTCCAACTGTCAGGCAGCCTATGACTCCTCTGCCATCGAGATGGCCCTGGTGGAAGCCCTGCAGAAGAAGCTGATGGCCTTCACCCTGCAGGACCTG ATCTGCCTGAAGTGCCATGGCGTGAAGGAGGCCAACATGCCCATGCACTGCAGCTGCGCCGGGGACTTCGCCCTCACCATCCACACGCAG GTCTTCGTGGAGCAGATTAGGATCTTCCGGAACATTGCCCAGCACTACGGCATGTTGTACCTCCTGGAGACCCTGGAGTGGCTGCTGCAGAAGAACCCTCGGCTGGGCCGGTAG